In Pleurocapsa sp. PCC 7319, the following are encoded in one genomic region:
- a CDS encoding CBS domain-containing protein produces MKLLDYKQTPSVAALMQPFPYFAESDSSVVQIRELMKSHNIRHVPIMQNESVVGIISERDLCRLDNSATVVPITEEIPVRNVMTLNPYVVEIDTPLKIVIFEMTKRKIGAAVIISAGKLAGIITVIDICRALGELLPTLGYSNESIF; encoded by the coding sequence ATGAAGCTATTAGACTATAAACAAACGCCCTCTGTTGCTGCCTTAATGCAGCCATTTCCCTACTTTGCTGAATCCGATAGTTCAGTAGTGCAGATTCGAGAATTGATGAAAAGCCACAATATTCGTCATGTACCGATCATGCAAAATGAGAGTGTTGTAGGCATTATTTCAGAACGAGATCTCTGTAGGTTAGATAATTCGGCAACTGTGGTGCCTATTACTGAAGAAATTCCCGTTCGTAATGTCATGACTCTTAATCCCTATGTTGTTGAAATTGATACACCTTTAAAAATTGTAATTTTTGAAATGACCAAGCGTAAGATAGGTGCTGCAGTCATTATTAGTGCTGGTAAGCTGGCAGGTATTATTACTGTTATAGATATCTGTCGCGCTTTGGGAGAATTACTACCCACTCTAGGATATTCAAATGAAAGCATTTTCTAA
- a CDS encoding cysteine peptidase family C39 domain-containing protein, with translation MIILSLVCALAFASGGFSGKYLAAIGITSDNALKNHQKLLVGLLIVIVPVLGILVILDKFHLTFLLPKIFPPTILIYLAGYFHEIIVGMGCFFLGLLLFLELGNKRFRPKMVQLLTAVAAISFSLSILLFFLQPVQALVAQPKIINGIVMQTTPYTCSPASIATLARYTKRYPNLTEKNVVKLTKTNRFGTTTLSEIRAMSKLGLNPQYRHNLTIDDLIALNKPALLHVKEKKKTGKGVRFSHAVAFLSINPQKELILIGNPLYGIQIKTYRDFEQYWFGEAILVNLDKIRPSIS, from the coding sequence ATGATTATTTTGAGTTTAGTATGTGCCCTAGCCTTTGCTAGTGGCGGATTTTCTGGTAAATATCTTGCAGCTATTGGAATTACATCCGATAATGCTCTCAAGAATCATCAAAAGCTTTTGGTGGGCTTACTAATCGTGATCGTGCCTGTTTTAGGTATATTAGTAATTCTCGATAAATTTCATCTTACTTTTCTATTACCAAAGATTTTTCCACCCACAATATTGATTTATTTGGCAGGTTATTTCCACGAAATTATTGTGGGGATGGGATGTTTCTTTCTAGGACTGTTATTATTCTTAGAACTAGGAAATAAACGTTTTCGACCAAAAATGGTTCAATTGTTAACCGCAGTTGCCGCAATCTCTTTTTCCCTCAGTATTTTGCTCTTTTTTCTTCAGCCTGTGCAAGCACTTGTTGCTCAACCAAAAATAATCAATGGCATTGTAATGCAAACTACTCCCTACACTTGCTCTCCTGCCAGTATTGCCACCCTAGCTCGTTATACGAAACGATATCCTAATCTCACGGAGAAAAACGTAGTAAAGTTAACGAAAACGAATCGTTTTGGCACAACTACTCTATCGGAAATCAGAGCGATGTCCAAGTTAGGCTTAAATCCTCAATATCGCCATAATTTGACTATCGATGATTTAATTGCTCTAAATAAACCTGCTTTGTTGCATGTTAAAGAGAAAAAGAAAACTGGTAAAGGTGTCAGATTTTCTCACGCTGTTGCTTTCTTATCGATTAATCCGCAAAAAGAATTGATCTTAATTGGCAACCCACTCTATGGCATTC
- the ispG gene encoding (E)-4-hydroxy-3-methylbut-2-enyl-diphosphate synthase, whose product MQTLDTPNLTNTTAFDTTIHRRKTRAVKVGDITIGGGNPVVVQSMINEDTLDIDGSVAAIRRLHEIGCEIVRVTVPSMAHAKALAEIKQKLAQTYQPVPLVADVHHNGMKIALEVAKHVDKVRINPGLYVFEKPKSDRTEYTPTEFAEIGDKIRETLEPLVVSLRDQGKAMRIGVNHGSLSERMLFTYGDTPEGMVESALEFIKICESLDFYNIVLSLKASRVPVMLAAYRLMVQRMNELGMEYPLHLGVTEAGDGEYGRIKSTAGIGTLLAQGIGDTIRVSLTESPEKEIPVCYSILQALGLRKTMVEYVACPSCGRTLFNLEEVLHKVREATKHLTGLDIAVMGCIVNGPGEMADADYGYVGKQPGYISLYRGREEIKKVPEDQGVKELINLIKADDRWVEPE is encoded by the coding sequence ATGCAAACTCTGGATACTCCTAATCTTACTAATACGACAGCTTTTGATACTACTATTCACAGAAGAAAAACTCGTGCTGTCAAAGTTGGTGATATAACTATCGGCGGTGGCAATCCTGTGGTAGTGCAGTCGATGATTAATGAAGATACTTTAGATATCGATGGCTCAGTGGCAGCAATTCGGCGTTTGCATGAGATTGGCTGTGAAATTGTGCGGGTGACAGTTCCCAGTATGGCTCATGCCAAAGCTTTGGCAGAAATCAAACAAAAACTAGCTCAGACGTATCAGCCAGTTCCTTTAGTTGCCGATGTCCATCACAATGGGATGAAAATTGCTTTGGAAGTTGCCAAGCACGTTGATAAAGTAAGGATTAATCCAGGATTATATGTTTTTGAAAAACCCAAAAGCGATCGCACTGAATATACTCCGACTGAATTTGCCGAAATTGGCGATAAAATTCGCGAGACTCTGGAACCATTAGTTGTTTCCTTACGTGACCAAGGTAAAGCAATGCGAATCGGGGTCAATCATGGTTCTTTATCTGAAAGAATGCTCTTTACCTATGGAGATACTCCAGAGGGAATGGTAGAGTCAGCACTAGAATTTATCAAAATTTGTGAATCTCTTGATTTTTACAATATCGTTCTTTCGCTCAAGGCTTCTCGCGTCCCTGTAATGCTGGCAGCTTATCGTCTCATGGTACAAAGAATGAACGAATTAGGCATGGAATATCCTTTGCACTTAGGCGTTACCGAAGCTGGAGATGGTGAATACGGCAGAATTAAGTCTACTGCTGGTATCGGTACCTTGTTAGCTCAGGGCATTGGCGATACTATACGTGTCTCATTGACCGAATCTCCTGAAAAAGAAATTCCTGTCTGCTATAGCATTCTCCAGGCTTTGGGACTGCGTAAAACTATGGTGGAATATGTAGCTTGTCCCTCTTGTGGTCGTACTCTCTTTAATTTGGAAGAAGTGCTACACAAAGTCCGTGAAGCTACTAAACATCTGACAGGTTTAGACATTGCCGTTATGGGTTGTATTGTAAATGGTCCTGGAGAAATGGCTGATGCTGACTATGGGTATGTAGGTAAACAACCTGGCTATATTTCTCTTTACCGTGGTCGCGAAGAAATTAAAAAAGTCCCTGAAGACCAGGGGGTTAAAGAATTAATTAATCTAATTAAGGCTGATGATCGTTGGGTAGAACCCGAGTAA